The Catharus ustulatus isolate bCatUst1 chromosome 17, bCatUst1.pri.v2, whole genome shotgun sequence genome includes the window GCTTTGGAAGAAATGAAGTGCCAAGTTTTTGAGTTTAAAATGTCACAGAGTAACTCAAAGCCAGTGTAGGGAGTCCCAGGAAAGTTTTCACTGGGAACCTTTCTGGTGCTGAccctgctgcatccctcagtgctggtgtccctggaaaaggaaagggaatttgTGAGTGCAAGGGACCAGGGTGAAGGGTGTCTGAACACATCCTGTTCTTTGGTGACATAGAGCCAAGGAAAAAACTCTTCCAGCCCATGGCATTTCcagcatttaataaaaaagctCCCACCAGGAAAGAGCACAAAGCATGGCCAGTGATTTGTGTGTTTCCTGAAATCCAAGGAGTTTAATCAGGATCTGTGAGTACTTCTAATGCATGGGAAGGTCACTGGGGAAAGACAGTAAAGAGAATTTGGCTGCCAGGGATTTTTGCTGCgctgctttttcctttgcattttacAATTGCCAGGCTCACTGAAATTTTAGAAAACAGCATCAATTATTTGGAGGAGGGCTGAGAAAATGAGGTCAATCTGCAAATTGAGTCCTGAGACTTGCTGAGAAAGATTCTGGTGTGGTGTGAGAGGAGAAGGgacggggctgggctggagctggagcgctcctggcagccagggctgtgctcagagccGGCACCGCTGCGTGGAGCTGTTGGAAGCACGGctggcacagcctctgccagggctgcaaaagcagattaaacccctggggagcagaggaacAGCCCATCTGTATGTGCCATGCTTGGGGCTCCCGGCCACAGCAAGTGCAAACTTCCCATTTGGACTCCTCTGTCAGATCTTGTGTTTGTTCTTGGAATAAACCCAGGATTCCCAAAGAGAAGCCCTGTGTGCAGCACGGCTGTCAGTGTGGTGAGCACTTGTACTGCATATATGAGgacaaaatgcatttattgccaCGAGGAATCAGATTTGGGCTTGCTGCAGTACCAGCCCAAGGGACCCCAAACTCCTTTATCTCTAAGCTAAGGCAGTTGATATCTCCTGTGTGTGTCCATTTAATGTGTCAGTCTCTGATGTTTGAAACAAATACACAGGGTCTGCCAGCCAGTGCATTCATTATCTTAGAAGGAGTTTTGTCAGTGTAAAGGACTGAATATGACCATGCAACACACAGAATACAGGACCTGTAAAAGGTGCCTTTATTTCCCAGTTCTTCCTTCCCAGAGACTGATCCTTCTTCAGAGTGATCCTCTTACCAGTAGCACCATACACATCACAGCATGTTCTGTGTTTTGgctgcctttttcctttttaaagctgCCCAAGAACAAACATGCTGGGGTGTGTGATcattgctctgctctgggcatgTCTGTCCACTTTGCCAACCCACACTCCGACTGGCTCACACTGCAGAGCCTCAGCGGGTGAATCTGCTGTGAAAACCAGAGTCAATAAATGTCCTGTGTATCAACTGGTTTGATTTAAAACACCCTTCTGAAATCAGTCCAGCCAAAGGCAGTAAATATTGTTTATTGCTCAGCCAAGCCAACACTTTATTTTGCAATAAGTTGAGTGTAGGAGTGCCTGTAAGTAATGATCCAGTCAATATTGCCACCAACGATGCTGATCAATGCTCCTTTCTCCATCACCCCTTTCTCCTTCACTCCCTTGCTTTTCAGGCACAGCATGCCCTAACAAAATCCCTGTACACTCCAGGATTTCACCTTCCCAGCCCATCTTAGACACTCCTGACTTTTAGGGGAGAGGCTGTCTATAGTGAGCCCAGTGGGAAGTGATTTTAAAGGCTTCAATCAGTCCAGCATGCCCTGCCTCATGAACCTGCTCTagcaggggtttggggctgggtgcTCAATGACAAAAAGGTTTTTATGTTCTCTCTTAGCACCCACCTCTTGCAGagctttccctctgctgcttcctgtgTCATCCAAAAAATCCTGCCCGATGAAATCAGGCAGCAATAGGATTAACACGAAAAATTCCTTGTGACTAGAAtcacctggaaaagaaaaaaatgaaaaatacttgaGTCTACATAAAAGGGGAGTGAGGCTTCACATCCGAGGCACAGTGGGACCCTCAGCTCGAAGTCCAGGCAGTTTAAATAGATGAGGTTTTTGGGTGACATTTTCCAGCAAGATTTTAAGTAAATGCCTTGCTGTAACATTTGAGATCAGGCGTTTCTTGGTTTCCatgattcttttccttttttaagccgcagacacacacacacaaaatatattaaaacgAGCCCAGATTAGCTAAAAGGTCGGCTGGTTCCGAAACAAACAGTGGGGATTTAAGGTGGAGGCTTTGGAGCACCAGAAGGAAGCGGTTCATCCCCGCCTCTGCTTTGGCTGGAAGGGCAATGTGGATTAAAACCTCGCTGGGAGCAGAAGTGAAGGTGAGAAGAGATGCTTTTGTCATTCATTTTGTAGAAAGGGAATTCACAAATTCCCCAGGgcttgtgctggcagcagggagagaaaagaggtgctgcacagagaggaaaagggtGGGAAAGGGGGGAATATCTTGGATATTTTCTTCTGGCAGGCTCGACCTCTGCCTGTTTGgacaccagggctggcagggtcTGAGGCTGGACCAggtgcccagctctgcaaaaACCAGTGAGGACAGAAGGGAGAACCTGCCTGGGCAAAAACTTCCTGAAAAGGGGGGAAGGTTCATCCATTCAAAGCTGCATCCCAGAGACAAGCTCTGTGCTCATCACCCTGGCTGTGAGAAGCAGAGCTGTCTGCTCCTGAGAATCCTTCATGTGTGGCTCAGGCAGATTTGGCAAGGAATTAAtagaatttattaaattaattagcTCATAGAAATGCTCTGCTGAGACCTTTCCTGATGGGAGCACCCagcccatttttggggtggtcCCTACCAACTTTTTGGGTAGCACCTTCCCCATGCACTTTCAGGAAAGGAGAGATTTGGCCAGCACAAACTGCACCAGCCTGAGGAAGTGCTGATTGTAGATCAACAGCCACATTATTTCCAGGTACCTGCTATTTCAGTTTGcaattagaattatttttaaactgtatcTCTTGATATTCCCTGGCAGTGCTTGGCATGGAGGAAAAGTGGGAGAGGCAGCACATGGAGCACTCAGGAAGAGCTGGGGCAATTCTCTCCTTGTTGTCAGCCGTGCCTGAGCATCATCTGTGTGCAGAAACACGAGgcagcaaaacccaaaccagagcATTTCTGCAGACAGCTATTGATATAAACGTGCACATCCACACTGCAAAATTAGACCAGCAGATGGGTATCTTGTTTGTGGGAATAGCAACTGCTTCTCACAAGGCCAAAATGAAGTTACAGCACCAGAAGGGACAATAACTCTTCATTACAGATAAAGATCCCAACAGAACTCACTCACTGCATCTGTGGGAGAGCTGCTTTAGTCCATAATTGTGGGTTTGTGCTTAAATcatggggctctgagctcccccCAGCTTGGGGGTtgagggctgggcacagggggtAGCCAGGAGAGGTTTgaatcccagctgcagctctccttcAGACAGCAGTACACCACCAACTTCCTTCATCTTCCACTTCCCTTTTCCAGGATAAATTGTCTTGATCCACCCCAAGACCTTGTCCAAGGGTCAGGAGCAATGGGGGAGACCAGCTGGGAACAGCAACTCTGATAAACTCCTCCCAACTAACAGAAATTTCATAAAAGAAGAGCTGAAATGGAAGGAACACTGGTGTTAAGAGATTATTAGTCATTCTCTAAACCAGAGTGGGATGAgtgctggaaaatatttctctccaAATTGATATGAGTAACATGACTAAATAAATCTGACTTTGGTGTTCTTATTGGATGGATGCAAGAGCAGCAAAATTGGGAGGAATATCGACTCTTGGTAGATGAGTTGGGGAAAGTTTGCTGCTTGTATTCAAGAGATGATTTGATTGACTGAAGAATTAGACATCTTTCATCAGCTAGGTAAGCAGTCTGGGTCAACACAGAGCCCACAGGCTACTGGAAACAAGGTCCTTGGCATCTGCTAATGAACAGGAAAAATTATGGCTGTCTTTGAATAAACCAGTGATGCCCTGAGTGGGATTTACTCCATCTCCTCTcttattttcaagtatttttatcTCAAAGGCGACTGAGCAGACAAACAGCTCACCAGAGCTTTACATGTGGCTGAAGGAGTAACTCCATCATGGACCACTCATTCTTGGGGAACCTTTCCCTCTGGAGGATCCATTTGTCACCTTCAGCATCACCAAACACCCtcacagcccctgtccctgcaacAGGGAAGCTCATAGAGGAACCCACATCCCCAAATATGAAGATATTAAGGGAAAAGTCACTGATAGAgaccaaagcagagcagctgtgccatggcacTGAGGGTGCCCCTAGCAGGTCAGGGCACAGGTAGGTATTTTTAGGTGCATTTTCCCCTTCATTTACATGCATTTATCCtagcagcagcaagagctgagTGGATATTTGGGAATCAGCAGTACCTACAGATGTACAAGAGTGTCAGAGCACCCCTGATGCCTCTCCCCACCCGGAGGGGGATGAAGGAGAGGGCTCAGACCCACGAGCAGCCCCTTACCAGCCCTTGGCTTCCATGCCTGTGCGTCTGACTCAGTGAGGGATGGAGAAGGTGTGGGGGAGTCTCAGCCCAGCCCGGGAcctgctccctctctctgtccctacACGGGCAGCACTTTGGGGAccgagctggggctgcagaaccgagcggggccagggctgctctgcagtgaccGGCGGGGAGGTGCGGCTGTGCGGggcaggggtgtgtgtgtgtgtgtgagcgtgtgtgtgtgtcctttGTGTGTgcgggtgtgtgtgtgtgtgtgtgagcgtGTCCtggtgtgtgtgttgtgtgcaTGCCTGTCATCGTGTGTGTATCCGTAtcccagtgtgtgtgtgtgtctctgtgtgcgTGTCCCAGTGTGTGTCCATGTCCCGGTGTGTGTATccgtgtcccagtgtcccagtgtgtgtgtgtgtgtgtgcgcatATCCCTGTCCCACTGTGTGTATCCATGTCCCAGTGTGTGTATCCATGTCCCGATGTGTACCCGTGTTCTGGTGTGTAaccgtgtccctgtgtgtgtgtccatgtcccAGTGTGTGCGGGGCATGTTCcagtgtgtgtgtccatgtcccAGTATGTGTGCCCATGTTCcagtgtgtgtgtccatgtcccGGTGTGTGTGCCCATGTCCTGGTGTGTGCCCATGCCCTGGTGTATATCCCTGTCCCGGTGTGTATCCCTGTCCCAATGTGTATATCCCTGTCCTGGTGTGTACCCATGTCCCGCTGTGTGTATCCTTGTCTCGGTGTGTGTGTCCACGTCCCAGTGTGTGTATCCATGTCCTGGTGTGTACCCATGTCCCGGTGTGTGTCCATGTCCCGATGTGTATATCCATGTCCCGGTGTGTATCCCTGTCCCGATGTGTATATCCCTGTCCCGGTGTGTGTATCCCTGTCCCGATGTGTGTACCCATGTCCCGGTGTGTGTACCCATGTCCCGCTATGTGTACCCATGTCCCGGTGTGTGTACCCATGTCCCGCTATGTGTACCCATGTCCCGGTGTGTATCCCTGTCCCGCTGTGTGTATCCATGTCCCAGTGTGTGTATCCCTGTCCCGGTGTGTACCCATGTCCCGGTGTGTACCCACGTCCCGCTGTGTGCGGGCGGCTCCCGCAGCCGGGGCACATCAGTGCGTGCGGGGGGAGCCGCagggcggggggagccggggccGCGGGCGCTCGCACGGAGCGGGGGGCGCGTCTCGCAGCCGCACACGCGCGGCAGCCCCGGGACCGCCGGCTCCTCCCGCCGCATTAAAACGAGCCAAGTTCCCCGCcgggggcagcggcggctccgggcGGTGCTGCCCGGCGCCGGGGATGCACCCGAACGCCACGGCCGTGCCCGCCGGGCCGCTGCACCCGCACCCCAGCGGCTATGCCAACGCCACCAACCGCTCCGACCTGCTGCCCAAAGTGCCCGACGAGGAGGACCTGGACGTCAACACCGACATCTACTCCAAAGTGATGGTGACCGTCATCTACTTGGCTCTTTTCTTGGTGGGCACCGTGGGCAACTCCATCACGGCGTACACGCTGGTGCGGAAGAAGTCGCTGCAGAACCTGCAGAGCACCGTGCACTACCACCTGGCCAGCCTCGCCTTCTCCGacctcctcatcttcctcctctgcatGCCCATCGAGCTCTACAACTTCATCTGGGTCCATCACCCCTGGGCTTTCGGGGGGGCCGTTTGCAAGGGCTACTACTTCCTCCGGGACGCCTGCACCTATGCCACGGCGCTCAACATCGCCAGCCTCAGCGTGGAGCGCTACATGGCCATCTGCCACCCCTTCAAAGCCAAGAGCATCATGTCCCGCAGCCGCACCAAGAAGTTCATCAGCTGCATCTGGATCGCCTCCTTCCTGCTCGCCATCCCCATGATCTTCACCATGGGGCAGATCTACGGCAAGGACCAGGATCCCGACTCGCTCATCTGCACGGCCATCGTGGACACCTCCACGCTGAAGACGGTGATCCAGGTGAGGGATGCTCGGCAGCCGCCCGCTCCCCCGGCTGGCCAAACTTTGCGGAGCCGGGCGGGCAGGGGGTGAGGCTGGAGCGGGGACGGGCTCAGGAATGTCCGGGGATGTCCCTCCCGGGCAGCCCTGAAGGGACCCAAGGTGAGCTCAGGAGGGGTTTGTGAAGGTCTCGGCTGTGCTTGCTGCGCTCTCCCCGCACCCGCTCCTGCCCCACCACGCTGAGCAGAGACCTTGCCCCGTGCTAAATCCTGCCCCGGGCCCGTGCAGCCCTCCCCGGAGCTCCTTCCCGTGCCCGGAGCTTCCCTGGTCCCGGTGCGGAGCTCCTGGTGCCGCACAGCCCGGGAcagccggccccgctccgctgTGTCACACCGGGGACTCTCGGGTCCCCCCAAAAGTGGCGGATCACGgccagaaatccccaaatctccatcctttctctgcattttatgcactccttcccttctgctggAAAGCGGCCAGCAAGTtcaggagaaataaaaccatctctccccctccctcagTTCATCATGTTGATCCAGAGCCCTTTCCTTCAGTATAGTGACAGCTCCTAATTTCAGAAAGTTTTGGACACAGGGTGTAGCAAAGGCTTCTGAACAGGAGCTGCATCGTGAAAGGCAGAGGCTgctatttttgctgttttggggAAATCCGTAGCTGGTTTTAGCAGCCCCTCCTGACTTCAGCACGGCTTTGGTGCTCTCCAGACAGTGCTGAATCCAACACACCCATGCGTGGAAAGGATTTCAGCATCAACACTTGCCGTGCTCCAGTGCTCTGGCGGGTTGAGGCATTTGTTTACTGGAGCATTGAGCTTGAAAAATGTAAGAGACATGAAAGGAGGGACAGAAGAGAGCAAGACACCAATCTCCACAGCCCCTTGGCTGCCAGGCTTGCATGTGATAGCTGCtcaattttttatttggaaCATGAATTTCAGGTGGGGTTAATCAGCGGGCAGTTGAAATTTAAAGCTGCATGTGTACTGGAGTCGGGATGTTCCCACTCTTGAAGAGAGGGAacttaaatgaaaatgaatcaGAACCATTCCTTCCCACTAAAAGCAGGTGAGCATATGTGCATTTAGATTTAAGATCAGAGTCCATAAATGTTTAGACAGAATTCTCTCAGTTTCCCCTCTGTACTGCTCCAGTGAGCCAAAATCAAGCTCTGATAGAAGCCCTGGATTGCCTCTGCCATGATCCCTAACTTTCATCTGAGGTGGTGAGGGCTGCATTTCTCCTGGAAGGTTTTGTCAGCTGGAGCCCAGTGTACTTAACCCAAATTCTCTGCTCTCTGAGGAGACGTGAGCCATCTGATTTGAGAACAATGGGACTGAAATGCATTATTTCCACTCATCTTCCTTCTAGGATTAAACTGATACTCATTGTTACCATGGTAGGGCTAAAACTAGAGGGTTATTTCCTATCCATATCTTTGGAGATTACACTTTAAACAATTCTCAGTGTaccttatagtcttgaaataATTCAGGCTCTACCTCATCCTATTAGCCAAGTCAGGAGTAGGAAGACATGAATGTATTATGTGTAAGTGAAGTCCACCTGTGGGCTTTTCctcatataaatatatatttaataaactAGTGgattaatttaaaagttaaGGAGGCAGCTGttgggggagaaggaggaaccaaaccccaaaccgTGTCAAGCCATTCTGTCTCAGGGGATCCAGCTGCAAAAGTGGCTTTGCCAAGACAGGAAGGTTGTTTCATGGTTTCACCCCATTCTTCTGAGCACAGGGAAGCATTACACACCGTGAGGCagggccctgggctggggaggctctggggtgaataagcacagcagctgcaagtCAGGTTTGCAGTGCGTTAATGGAAAGCATTGCACAGCGTGTGAGCCGGCGCTCGCGCCGCGTCAGCCGTGcagaggtttaaaaaaagacaagtgATGGAAGAGCCAGGAGAGAAAGGGCAGTGCTGATGTGCAGTGTGACGTGCAGAGGTCTTGCTGGGTGGCAATCTGGAGCCCTGGTCTTTTGTGGTGGGTTCAAGCTGCTTTAGAGCATCTCTGCATCTCTTCGcattcattttctgtctttaaattCAGGAGAGCAAGGATGCACTTGCTCGAGCTGGCAAATCGCTTGTAATAAATCACTCAACATATTTCACTCCTATTCCTGTTTGGCAAACTGTCTAAAGCAAgctgtctttttattttttttggaaacCATTAGTTCTCCAAGTGGTTTTATTTGTTGACTGATTGAAAGAAGTTCAAGTtctgtcccagagcagggcatTGTACCCATTTATACCCTCAGAGAcaagtgtgagctgtggctctgctgggatcATTACAGGAGAATGATCCTCTCTGAACTGGAACAAGCTTCCTGGAAAaagtatttcacagaatcacagaatattctgagttgtaAGGGCCTGTTCCATTATAGTAATTTAACATCTCTGATTTTGAAAAAGttcctctgtattttctttgagCATTCAAATTTTAATAGACATTCCTGAGTGAAATTAGACAGAATGTGAACAACCAGGATTCATTGTCATAATactaaaaaaaagtaattattcaAACAATACTCAGGAAATTTGGTTCTTGCACGTATTAACTTGCACCACTTAAGCTCCACAACAGCTGTAAGAGGTAATTACTGATATTATTCTAGCAATTGCAAATTGTTCAGGGCAGCACACAATCAGGAAGAGCAATAGGTGAGATGTTCTGCAGGGTGACACTGTGTGTCCCCACAAACCAGGCACATCTCACCTCTTGCCATTGAGGCCTCTAAAATGGAATTCTTAGAACTCTTTCCACCTTTGCTCATCACTGTCCTTGCAGCTGCTTCACTCAGCCTGTGGATCTGGTTTATTATATATTCCCCATTGCCAAGTTTTCATGTTCTTCTGCCGGTCAGGGATGTCTGCTTTGGATCTTGGCATCCACGTGGGATCTGGAGCCAGGAGTAAGTTCCATTATAGCCACATTATTTAGGTCTAGTAAACTCTTTAGCTGGCAGACATCCTCTGAAAAGCACTGTTGCcagttttcagttctttttccaCATAGATTAAACACCTCTTAAAGCCATAGAAATAAATTCATGTTTTCATGGCACTTCTGGTGGAGGAGGTTTTAAAGCTCCTCGTTGTGTCAGCAATAGAAAGGAGAGTTCTGGGGCAGGATGGGAGGTTTTCCCTGTTCACTTGTGAGCCTGTGCCTGTGGGGCTGGCTCTGGAACCAGTTCCTCAAAAAGGATCCTTCTGAGAGTGCTGATCTacctctgcagccctgtgtgccaTTAACACTGCACACTCTCAGCCCTGATTTTCAAAAAGCTCTGAATTTTACTGGCCAGATGCAAATTGATTTTCCTGCTTATTACTTTCTTACCTCCATACCTGTTTTCTGGAGAGGTTCACAGCAGAAGGTGGGGAAAGAGAGGAAGCTGAAGGAAATACCAACAATCCTTGTGCACCATCAGTCCCCACACAGAGTCAGCAGGACTAGGATATCATCTGAGCCTGGACTGGGCACACAAGGGGAGCTGGGtgtgggcagcccctggcaccccaaaattcacaggGGAAGATGTTCTCCCACTGGtgtggcacagcctgtgcctgggTGGCTCTGCTGCAAAATGTCCCCCAAGTTACAGCAAGTGCCTGGGCAGAGTGTCTGACACATGCTAATGTTTTATTTGCACGGACAGCTGGTGTGATCCCATTTATTAAAACACATGGCAGCAGGCCCTGCTCCTCCAGAaactgccacagctccagcagctctgagctgctcattTGTTAGGGCAGCACTTGGGGAACTCCTCTGGACTCCTCACCCTTTGGAAGgatttctgttctgctgtggatctgctctgcctcagcccaTCCCGTGTGCTGCAGCTCACCCTTCCCTCCAGAGCCCTCATTTATTGTGTTTTATGAAGGCTGCTCACAGTTTGGATGATTTGTAAAGTAAATAACTCTGCACATGAAACAACTCTTTGCTCAAGTGGCTCCTCAGCTTTATTTCTGCCTACATGCAATGCCTTTGAAGGGACCTGCTAAAGAGCCTCAGGTGTGGAGGGAATGGAAAGGAAGGACCAGGAGCCTTGACATCCATTACCATGCTCTCTACACACTCTTCCAACATCATCTATTAGATTTCCATTAGTCTGAGAGCCTCACAGAGTTATTAATTCCATGTAGGATGCTGCAAACCCTCCCTTACGCTTTGCTCTGCTGAGGAGCACCTTGGCAGGATGTGGGATGTGCTCACTGCTCTGGTGCTGTGGAAGGCAGGGCCCTGCCCATCATCAGATCTGTGATTCCAAGTAAATAAACATCACAAGTATTTCTCCTTATTTCGTGAAAATAGCAAGCTGTAAACTCAAGTGCCTGAATTCTCTCCAGGTTTGCTGGCAAATCCTATCCAGGATTAGTCAATGGTTCAGGAATCCTGTGTTTATACTGGTATTGACTAGAGGAATTGAagttgatttcttttccttaagtCTCAGCCAAACTCCTACTGCTCTAACTGTGCTGCTCTAAATCACTCACCACACCAGAGAGCCTGGGTGCCACTCACCCCTCTGATGGCACCACAAATGGCACCTTGGTGGCAGGACTGTCCCATCAGGTCATGGCACTGCCACACCCTCAGGTGGAcaagaaaatgaagatattGCTGTGTAAAAGTGTCTGCATCCATCCCCACAGTGGTGCAGAGGGACCCCAGCAGCAATGC containing:
- the NTSR1 gene encoding neurotensin receptor type 1, which encodes MHPNATAVPAGPLHPHPSGYANATNRSDLLPKVPDEEDLDVNTDIYSKVMVTVIYLALFLVGTVGNSITAYTLVRKKSLQNLQSTVHYHLASLAFSDLLIFLLCMPIELYNFIWVHHPWAFGGAVCKGYYFLRDACTYATALNIASLSVERYMAICHPFKAKSIMSRSRTKKFISCIWIASFLLAIPMIFTMGQIYGKDQDPDSLICTAIVDTSTLKTVIQVNTFISFVFPMVVISVLNTIIANQLLVMFRQAAQENQVCTIGGQQTMLSMSMEPSRVQALKHGVRVLRAVVIAFVVCWLPYHIRRLMFCYVPSSHWTDFLYNFYHYFYMLTNVLFYVSSAINPILYNLVSANFRQIFLSTLTILCLPWRKKKKRLAFARKSNSISSNHTFSSQVTRETTY